A genomic window from Planococcus rifietoensis includes:
- a CDS encoding response regulator transcription factor, whose protein sequence is MKKILIADDEDILRILIADTLEDDFLIEEAEDGKEALEKIRANDYDLVVLDYMMPYLTGMEVLEEVRKDQNDTKVLMLTAKAQDADREKAILNGADYFMSKPFSPMELLALVEDILVS, encoded by the coding sequence ATGAAGAAAATATTGATCGCAGATGACGAAGATATTTTGCGCATCCTGATCGCGGATACATTGGAAGATGACTTCCTGATTGAAGAAGCAGAAGACGGCAAAGAAGCCCTGGAGAAGATCCGGGCCAACGACTACGATCTGGTCGTGCTCGATTATATGATGCCTTATTTGACTGGCATGGAAGTGCTCGAGGAAGTCAGAAAAGACCAAAACGACACGAAAGTTTTGATGCTGACAGCAAAAGCGCAAGACGCGGACCGCGAGAAAGCCATCTTGAACGGGGCGGATTATTTTATGTCCAAGCCGTTCAGCCCGATGGAACTCTTGGCGCTTGTGGAAGATATATTGGTGTCCTAG
- a CDS encoding glycosyltransferase family 2 protein produces MQEVALILSYIVIAYMLFSSLSYLGLFALAYGKVKKENKLDKRESTEDFLRNQSTYPVSILVPAYNEEVGVVSTVRSLLALEYPEKEVIVIDDGSKDSTSLRMIEEFKMKKIPFAVRTHIETAEVEAIYQSSIFPYIRLIKKANGGKADALNAGVNLSSFPYFCAIDGDSILENDGLLKCMKPIIESDGQIIVTGGSVRIANGSTISRSKVEIVGLPKSPIVLMQIVEYFRAFLIGRLALSHLNILLIVSGAFGVFNKERVIQAGGYNKNTVGEDMELVVRLHRLLREEKSKQRIEYIPDPVCWTEAPESLEVLRSQRIRWQRGLLETLWNHRKMMLNPKYGSIGLFSMPYFLFVELLGAVFEFIGYFIIFGGFFFSLVDPQVAGVMFLVTVFYGSLISALAVLLEELTLHKYPKVSHLMRLYFWALTEAFWYRPLMVLWRVRGIIATFQKKAHWGDMKRKGIST; encoded by the coding sequence ATGCAGGAAGTAGCGCTGATTTTATCCTATATCGTCATCGCCTATATGCTTTTTTCAAGTCTGAGCTACCTCGGGCTCTTTGCGCTTGCCTATGGGAAAGTCAAAAAAGAAAATAAGCTCGATAAGCGAGAGTCTACAGAAGATTTTTTAAGAAACCAATCGACTTATCCGGTGTCGATCCTCGTGCCTGCGTACAATGAAGAAGTCGGCGTTGTCAGCACGGTGCGTTCGCTATTGGCACTGGAATACCCTGAAAAAGAAGTCATCGTCATTGATGATGGCTCGAAAGACAGCACATCGCTGCGCATGATTGAAGAATTCAAAATGAAGAAAATTCCTTTCGCCGTCCGCACACACATCGAGACCGCGGAAGTCGAGGCCATTTACCAATCCTCGATCTTCCCTTATATCCGCCTCATCAAAAAAGCGAACGGCGGCAAGGCGGATGCATTGAATGCCGGGGTCAATCTCTCTTCCTTCCCGTACTTTTGTGCGATTGATGGAGATTCCATTTTGGAAAACGACGGTCTGTTAAAATGCATGAAACCGATTATCGAATCAGACGGCCAAATCATCGTCACCGGCGGATCTGTCCGAATCGCCAACGGCTCGACCATCTCCAGAAGCAAAGTGGAAATTGTCGGACTTCCGAAAAGCCCGATCGTCCTCATGCAGATCGTCGAGTACTTCCGCGCCTTCTTGATCGGCCGCCTGGCACTTAGCCATTTGAATATTTTACTCATCGTCTCCGGGGCTTTCGGCGTTTTCAATAAAGAACGCGTCATTCAAGCCGGTGGATACAATAAGAACACCGTCGGCGAAGATATGGAATTGGTCGTCCGGCTGCACCGTTTGCTGAGGGAAGAAAAATCCAAGCAGCGCATTGAATATATCCCAGACCCTGTCTGCTGGACAGAAGCCCCTGAATCACTGGAAGTGCTCAGGTCTCAGCGGATCCGCTGGCAGCGCGGGCTGCTTGAAACTTTGTGGAATCACAGAAAAATGATGCTCAATCCGAAATACGGCTCGATCGGTTTGTTTTCGATGCCTTATTTCCTGTTTGTCGAATTGCTCGGCGCCGTATTCGAATTTATCGGCTACTTCATCATTTTCGGCGGCTTTTTCTTCTCATTGGTCGATCCGCAAGTCGCCGGCGTCATGTTCTTGGTGACGGTGTTCTACGGCTCGCTCATTTCGGCACTCGCTGTATTATTAGAAGAATTAACGCTCCACAAATACCCGAAGGTTTCCCATTTGATGCGCCTGTATTTCTGGGCATTGACTGAAGCCTTTTGGTACCGTCCGCTTATGGTATTGTGGCGAGTCAGAGGAATTATTGCCACTTTCCAAAAGAAAGCACATTGGGGCGATATGAAACGCAAAGGAATTTCGACTTAA
- a CDS encoding ATP-binding protein produces the protein MHKSSEKGIRHKYLRLTLSSLLICSLLIAGIYFYMNKQQQDRQAEYDLLAEKQETLQGLSESLNQLFFRTRGYYAFQNQEELRLAYVELEILKSAIERLESLSITSEEQQEISDLSTFIATFEQQVFPNALEAVQNDDYQALRNLSNDGTNAAVNEFVAFADEYKTASEAELEQMNEDMIRQSENFSFALILLFILLFITTALIIYRAMNDIVKPLEGMRESIEGFGNGEQMSYTPIERKDEIGLLSMTFYRMMNTIRENQEDLTAQNQALLVNKGQLQEKQTELQEALEETGKTKDRLIRFNDLNHILSFTLDKQKLINATLKYFTDTYEIDTGVLWLPGSGEYALKGFTENMFEQFQEQQIPYLSARLKEDESFTVTREALEQKGFVDGPVYIHDLYASVKNEQNEGIALIGLSRVGRAFSKEEEADIDGLLKRIHLAIDRIQLYDAAIHERTLNERIVNNINEGIQFIAKNGSMVQRNETMCTMLSCGNAPLDAVITQDVWIHRMAEQTTDPQAMVDFLSACIHEKESEAKTFQYTVKAPYERVIDVYSTPVIVDGERTGTIFVHRDITREHEVDKMKSELVSTVSHELRTPLSSVLGFTELLLNKELKPDKQVRYLKTIYKEAMRLTNLINDFLDLQRMESGDQVYRMDKLSMNELVIEAAEKFRTQSTHSVVLVDDASDVKVEGDRERLAQVLMNLVGNAIKFSPEGGNVTICMKNHANSLRVSIQDEGIGIPAEDIPKLFSKFQRIDNSSRRKIGGTGLGLAICQEIIVKHDGKIWIESQEGHGTTIHFELPLVSGMQEYVPQDGAEENPPVMIVEDDMSLALLLSEELKLNGFKVIYHTSPREAFKEAKRTPLVGAVVDIMLGEELSGWDLVDMMKEDPATQNIPIVISSALDPSTDANKISKINHYLTKPYAPVNLSKVMKNLQNGQEQNGVIFYATYGLDDEPES, from the coding sequence ATGCATAAATCATCGGAAAAAGGCATCAGGCACAAATATCTTCGATTAACCTTATCTTCATTGCTTATTTGTTCATTATTGATTGCGGGTATTTATTTCTATATGAACAAACAGCAACAGGACAGGCAGGCGGAATACGATTTGCTTGCTGAAAAACAGGAGACGCTGCAAGGGCTTTCCGAATCCTTGAACCAGCTTTTTTTCCGAACAAGAGGGTATTATGCTTTTCAAAATCAGGAAGAGCTGAGACTGGCGTATGTAGAGCTGGAAATCTTGAAGAGTGCGATTGAAAGGCTGGAAAGTTTGTCGATTACGAGTGAAGAACAACAGGAAATTTCGGATTTGTCTACATTTATAGCGACATTCGAGCAACAAGTATTCCCTAATGCGCTTGAAGCGGTGCAAAATGATGATTATCAAGCCTTGAGGAATCTATCCAATGATGGCACCAATGCTGCAGTGAATGAGTTTGTCGCTTTCGCCGACGAATACAAAACCGCATCCGAAGCAGAATTGGAACAAATGAACGAAGACATGATCAGGCAGTCGGAGAATTTTTCGTTCGCGTTGATTTTATTGTTCATCCTGCTGTTCATTACCACGGCCTTGATCATCTATCGAGCCATGAACGATATCGTCAAGCCGCTGGAAGGGATGCGCGAATCCATCGAAGGGTTCGGCAATGGCGAGCAAATGTCATATACTCCTATTGAACGGAAAGATGAGATCGGCTTATTGTCGATGACTTTTTACCGGATGATGAATACCATCCGCGAAAATCAGGAAGACCTTACTGCCCAAAACCAGGCATTATTGGTGAACAAGGGCCAGCTGCAGGAAAAGCAGACAGAACTTCAAGAGGCACTGGAAGAAACCGGGAAGACGAAAGACCGGTTGATTCGCTTCAACGATTTGAACCATATCCTGTCGTTTACCTTGGATAAACAAAAATTGATCAATGCCACGCTCAAGTATTTTACTGACACGTACGAGATCGATACGGGGGTGCTGTGGTTGCCGGGTTCTGGCGAATACGCGCTCAAGGGCTTCACGGAGAACATGTTCGAGCAATTCCAGGAGCAGCAAATCCCTTATCTATCGGCCCGTTTGAAAGAAGATGAATCCTTTACGGTCACAAGGGAAGCGCTGGAGCAAAAAGGCTTTGTGGACGGCCCGGTTTATATCCATGACCTATACGCATCTGTAAAGAATGAGCAAAACGAAGGTATCGCGCTGATTGGTTTGTCGCGCGTCGGCAGAGCCTTTTCAAAAGAGGAAGAAGCCGATATCGACGGATTGCTGAAACGCATTCATTTGGCAATCGACCGGATCCAATTGTACGACGCGGCAATACATGAACGGACATTGAACGAACGCATCGTCAATAATATCAATGAAGGTATCCAATTCATCGCAAAAAATGGCAGCATGGTGCAGCGCAATGAAACGATGTGCACGATGTTGAGCTGCGGCAATGCGCCGCTGGACGCGGTCATTACGCAAGACGTGTGGATTCACCGGATGGCCGAACAAACGACGGATCCACAAGCGATGGTCGATTTCCTCAGCGCCTGCATCCATGAAAAAGAAAGCGAAGCAAAGACCTTCCAATATACGGTCAAAGCCCCGTATGAACGGGTCATCGATGTTTATAGCACCCCAGTCATTGTCGACGGGGAGCGCACAGGGACGATCTTTGTGCACCGCGACATTACGAGGGAGCACGAAGTCGACAAGATGAAATCCGAATTGGTCAGCACTGTCAGCCATGAGCTGCGGACGCCGCTTTCGAGCGTACTTGGCTTTACGGAGCTGCTGCTCAATAAGGAATTGAAACCGGACAAGCAAGTTCGCTACTTGAAGACGATCTATAAAGAAGCGATGCGTTTGACCAACTTGATCAACGACTTCCTGGATCTGCAGCGGATGGAATCCGGGGACCAGGTGTACCGAATGGATAAGCTGTCGATGAATGAGCTGGTCATCGAAGCGGCGGAAAAATTCAGGACGCAGTCGACGCATTCGGTTGTCTTGGTCGATGATGCATCGGATGTCAAAGTGGAAGGCGACCGAGAGCGCCTGGCACAAGTATTAATGAACCTGGTCGGCAATGCCATCAAGTTTTCCCCGGAAGGCGGCAATGTGACCATCTGCATGAAGAACCATGCCAATAGTTTGCGCGTGTCGATTCAGGACGAAGGAATCGGGATTCCGGCTGAAGACATTCCGAAGCTGTTCTCCAAATTCCAGCGCATCGACAATAGTTCACGCCGCAAAATCGGCGGAACCGGTCTTGGACTCGCAATTTGCCAGGAAATCATCGTCAAGCACGACGGCAAGATTTGGATCGAATCACAGGAAGGACACGGCACGACCATTCACTTTGAATTGCCGCTTGTCTCCGGCATGCAGGAGTATGTCCCGCAAGATGGCGCAGAAGAAAATCCGCCTGTGATGATCGTGGAAGACGATATGAGCCTCGCATTGCTGTTATCGGAAGAGCTGAAACTCAACGGCTTCAAAGTGATTTACCACACCTCACCGAGGGAAGCCTTCAAAGAAGCGAAGCGTACGCCTTTGGTCGGCGCAGTCGTCGACATTATGCTCGGCGAGGAATTGAGCGGCTGGGACTTGGTCGATATGATGAAAGAAGATCCGGCAACGCAGAATATTCCGATCGTCATTTCTTCCGCACTCGATCCATCAACCGATGCCAATAAAATCAGCAAGATTAACCATTACCTGACCAAACCGTATGCGCCGGTGAATTTGTCGAAAGTGATGAAGAACCTGCAAAACGGGCAAGAGCAAAACGGCGTCATCTTCTACGCCACATACGGCCTGGACGACGAGCCTGAAAGCTGA
- a CDS encoding HEAT repeat domain-containing protein, which yields MNLSHFWILIASLFLGQLLLLLILAWRKQQSNKREAAINSQYDALTDSFSSYMMDPSDERFIEELKASPYQLVVLERLLNHYVSVTKAGADSPAVSRLSEEFLSTRYMKMLKRGNWAMRMNTLYFIEDFRMESLVPQLKEKLAKSSRLDQETQQLIRTLASLNETVAIEALAKHPDAPARLYIDVFKRLDELTKLDELNAALNEENDNQTLKHSAISYIGMAGMTLFLPRIEEELQHPEMEMRIQALKAILHLQYMNSPSALAPFFQSAAWPERMFAAQIAGKLQLSRYKETLGELLGDPVWWVRYSSAEALTQFSEGDIVLTHFAESHPDRYARDMANQWKTSLLGSEQ from the coding sequence GTGAACTTGTCGCATTTCTGGATCCTCATCGCCTCTCTGTTCCTCGGCCAATTGCTTCTCTTATTGATCTTAGCTTGGCGCAAGCAGCAATCGAATAAACGGGAAGCCGCAATCAATAGCCAATACGATGCCCTTACCGATTCGTTCAGCTCATATATGATGGACCCTTCAGACGAACGATTCATCGAAGAACTGAAAGCTTCCCCTTACCAATTGGTCGTGCTTGAACGCCTATTGAATCATTACGTATCCGTCACCAAGGCGGGCGCTGATTCGCCTGCTGTTTCACGCCTGTCGGAAGAATTCCTTTCCACGCGCTATATGAAGATGCTCAAGCGCGGAAACTGGGCGATGCGAATGAATACTTTGTATTTCATCGAAGATTTCCGGATGGAATCGCTCGTTCCACAACTAAAGGAAAAACTAGCGAAAAGTTCACGGCTCGACCAGGAGACGCAGCAATTGATCCGCACGCTCGCTTCTTTAAACGAGACGGTGGCCATCGAGGCGCTCGCAAAACACCCCGATGCCCCCGCCCGCCTGTATATCGATGTTTTTAAACGGTTGGATGAACTGACGAAACTGGACGAGTTGAATGCTGCCTTAAACGAAGAAAACGACAACCAGACGTTGAAGCATTCGGCCATCTCCTATATCGGCATGGCCGGCATGACGCTGTTTCTACCGCGCATTGAAGAAGAGTTGCAGCATCCTGAGATGGAAATGCGCATTCAGGCATTGAAAGCGATCCTTCATCTGCAATACATGAATTCCCCGAGCGCCCTTGCACCGTTTTTCCAGTCGGCTGCTTGGCCTGAGCGCATGTTTGCCGCCCAAATTGCCGGAAAGCTGCAATTGTCGCGCTATAAAGAAACGCTAGGCGAGTTGCTTGGGGATCCGGTCTGGTGGGTCCGCTACTCATCAGCTGAAGCCTTGACGCAGTTTTCAGAAGGGGATATCGTCCTGACCCATTTCGCAGAAAGCCATCCCGACCGCTATGCACGTGATATGGCGAATCAATGGAAAACCTCCCTTTTAGGAAGTGAACAATAA